From Micromonospora echinospora, one genomic window encodes:
- a CDS encoding RNA polymerase sigma factor: protein MEDDRARFVELFQRHYGAVMRYAARRVGQDRAPDVVSEAFLVAWRRMADVPADDPLPWLYATTRHLLGNEIRGRGRQARLAARMGGIVEMVAADHADLMVDQVRVRRALAELSEGDQEALRLAAWEGLDASAAATVMGCSRAAYKVRLYRARRRLAAALDPVPGREAADAALRPLAHEGGS, encoded by the coding sequence ATGGAAGACGACCGGGCGAGATTCGTGGAGTTGTTCCAACGACATTACGGCGCCGTCATGCGATACGCAGCACGCCGGGTGGGACAGGACCGAGCGCCCGACGTTGTCAGTGAAGCATTTCTGGTGGCCTGGCGGCGGATGGCCGATGTGCCGGCCGACGATCCGCTGCCCTGGCTGTACGCGACGACACGTCACCTGCTTGGCAACGAGATTCGGGGTCGGGGCCGGCAGGCGAGGCTGGCTGCCCGGATGGGCGGGATCGTCGAGATGGTGGCGGCCGACCACGCCGATCTCATGGTCGACCAGGTAAGAGTGCGCCGCGCGTTGGCCGAGCTTTCCGAGGGCGACCAGGAGGCACTGCGGTTGGCCGCTTGGGAAGGCCTCGACGCCAGCGCGGCTGCCACGGTGATGGGGTGCAGTCGCGCTGCGTACAAGGTTCGTCTGTATCGCGCCCGGAGGCGGCTGGCGGCCGCGTTGGACCCCGTACCAGGCAGAGAGGCTGCGGATGCCGCGCTTCGCCCATTGGCTCACGAAGGAGGATCGTGA
- a CDS encoding SPFH domain-containing protein: MTQHLDLPAPQVRERIARDASGWPVLGLSVLVFLLGVAAFVVGVQQENSTVVTSLVGVSVLLVLAALTALAGLTAVAPGEARVLQLLGRYAGTVRTDGLRWVNPLTARRRVSTRIRNHESDVLKVNDADGNPIEIAAVVVWQVEDTARAVFEVDDFIEFVAIQTETAVRHIANSYSYDSHDAGQMSLRDNADEITARLSEEIGVRVAAAGVKIIESRLTRLAYSPEIAHAMLRRQQANAIVAARARIVEGAVGMVEMALLRLAENHVVDLDEERKAAMVSNLLVVLCGDRDAQPVVNAGTLYS, encoded by the coding sequence GTGACACAACACCTCGACCTGCCCGCCCCGCAGGTACGCGAGCGCATCGCCCGGGACGCCTCGGGCTGGCCGGTCCTCGGCCTGTCCGTCCTGGTGTTCCTCCTGGGCGTCGCCGCCTTCGTCGTCGGCGTGCAGCAGGAGAACTCCACGGTCGTGACGAGCCTCGTCGGCGTCAGCGTCCTGTTGGTACTGGCCGCCCTGACTGCCCTGGCCGGGCTCACCGCCGTCGCGCCCGGCGAGGCCCGCGTCCTCCAGCTCCTCGGCCGCTACGCCGGAACCGTTCGCACCGACGGACTCCGCTGGGTCAACCCGCTCACCGCCCGGCGCAGGGTCTCCACCCGGATCCGTAACCACGAGAGCGACGTGCTCAAGGTCAACGACGCTGACGGCAACCCCATCGAGATCGCCGCCGTCGTCGTCTGGCAGGTCGAGGACACCGCCCGCGCCGTCTTCGAGGTCGACGACTTCATCGAGTTCGTCGCCATCCAGACCGAGACCGCCGTCCGGCACATCGCCAACAGCTACTCCTACGACTCCCACGACGCTGGCCAGATGTCTCTGCGCGACAACGCCGACGAGATCACCGCCCGGCTGTCGGAGGAGATCGGCGTACGTGTCGCCGCTGCGGGAGTGAAGATCATCGAATCCCGTCTGACCCGCCTCGCGTACTCACCCGAGATCGCCCACGCCATGCTCCGCAGACAACAGGCGAACGCCATCGTCGCGGCCCGTGCCCGCATCGTCGAAGGCGCGGTGGGTATGGTGGAGATGGCGCTGCTCCGCCTCGCCGAGAACCATGTCGTCGACCTCGACGAGGAACGTAAGGCCGCGATGGTCAGCAACCTGCTGGTGGTCCTCTGTGGCGACAGGGACGCCCAGCCCGTGGTCAACGCGGGCACACTCTACTCCTAG
- a CDS encoding BTAD domain-containing putative transcriptional regulator, producing the protein MVDVRVGVLGPMVATVDGQPVDLGGTRQRAVLAVLLLARQRLVPVERIIDLVWADTKAPALTTLYGYVKQLRRALDPGRNAGPQGELLARQGPGYVLRLAADNVDAELFAGRVALGVRALRQGDPAEALHLLDEALARWRGEPYAEFAGYAFVQPEVTRLTGLRLDAVEERYAALLALGEHAAVVGDLAGHAAEYPFRERGHELYALALYRAGRQREALDALRAARAVFADELGLDPGPALRHLESAVLRQDPELAGPSGTAAVTGPAPTLPERTRNLPFEVNRLLDRPGERAAVDRMLGQHRLVTLTGPGGVGKTTLALQVARSRPDTDGPWLVELAGLGAPELLVETVGAALGLPAVATLEQLATVLGARELLLLLDNCEHLVAPVGTAVATLLARCGGLRVLATSREPLRVAGEAVFEVPVLSGEQAAELFDQRAAAVAPDWAPGPGDREKIRTICAELDRLPLAIELAAAHCQVLSVEQIAGGLDDRFALLADGPTGVPDRHRSLVDAVDWSYHLLDAAQQRVFRWLSVFGGGFDLAAAGAVVGGPALAPVAALVRKSLVMVEPGTDPRRFRLLETLRQYGRSRLDPAELAAAQAAHRDWVLRYAEEAERQVRGPESGVVLAGLAQRQAEIRLAFASALAAGDGRYALRLGGALAMYWYRTGQIVEGTGWLQAASAAAPDAEPGVRARALIGLGGLAYLAGDPAAAGRSMRDAVDAADEAGDTVTGALALAYRALFETVAGVTAVPDAIADAGSAVALARQVGEPAIEAEALSALGMLRRIAGQVDRARVDLAESVQVARRCGHGFVEASSSWLAMKVALDLTDPAGALAAGVSVLDLLERDSDVTSWLVIVHTAAAALAGLGRPEDGAALLAAVERHGSRYGFVPDLMDPVDSPRQVATVREALTGEQWATARQQGWQLSRDEVNALLRVHAPWPGGPGGRTVD; encoded by the coding sequence GTGGTGGACGTGCGAGTCGGGGTGCTCGGACCCATGGTGGCGACGGTCGACGGGCAACCGGTCGACCTGGGCGGCACCCGCCAGCGTGCGGTCCTGGCAGTGCTGCTGCTCGCCCGGCAACGGCTGGTGCCGGTCGAACGGATCATCGACCTGGTCTGGGCGGACACCAAGGCACCAGCACTGACCACTCTGTACGGCTACGTCAAGCAGCTGCGTCGGGCCCTCGACCCGGGGCGGAACGCCGGCCCGCAGGGCGAGCTGCTGGCCCGGCAGGGGCCGGGATACGTGCTGCGGCTGGCGGCGGACAACGTGGACGCGGAGCTCTTCGCCGGCCGGGTGGCTCTGGGCGTCCGGGCGTTGCGGCAGGGCGATCCGGCCGAGGCGCTCCACCTGCTCGACGAGGCGTTGGCCAGGTGGCGTGGCGAGCCGTACGCCGAGTTCGCCGGGTACGCCTTCGTGCAGCCCGAGGTGACCCGGCTGACCGGTCTGCGGCTGGACGCCGTCGAGGAGCGGTACGCCGCCCTGCTGGCGCTCGGTGAACACGCGGCTGTGGTCGGTGACCTGGCCGGGCACGCCGCCGAATACCCGTTCCGGGAACGCGGCCACGAGTTGTACGCCCTCGCCCTCTACCGGGCCGGCCGGCAGCGGGAGGCACTGGACGCCCTGCGTGCCGCCCGCGCGGTGTTCGCCGACGAACTGGGCCTCGACCCGGGGCCGGCGTTGCGGCACCTGGAGAGCGCGGTGCTGCGGCAGGATCCGGAGCTGGCCGGCCCGTCCGGGACGGCTGCGGTGACCGGGCCCGCCCCGACGCTGCCGGAGCGCACCCGCAACCTGCCGTTCGAGGTCAACCGGTTGCTGGACCGGCCCGGCGAGCGGGCCGCGGTGGACCGGATGCTCGGGCAGCACCGGCTGGTCACGTTGACCGGCCCCGGTGGGGTCGGCAAGACGACGCTGGCCCTTCAGGTGGCCCGGAGCCGACCGGACACCGACGGCCCGTGGCTGGTGGAGCTGGCCGGCCTGGGTGCACCGGAGCTACTGGTGGAGACCGTCGGGGCGGCGTTGGGCCTACCGGCGGTCGCGACGCTGGAGCAGCTCGCGACGGTACTCGGTGCGCGTGAACTGCTGCTGCTTCTCGACAACTGCGAACACCTGGTGGCCCCGGTCGGGACGGCGGTGGCCACGCTGCTGGCCCGGTGCGGCGGCTTGCGGGTCCTGGCGACCAGCCGCGAGCCGCTGCGGGTGGCGGGCGAGGCGGTGTTCGAGGTGCCGGTGCTCTCCGGCGAGCAGGCAGCGGAGCTGTTCGACCAGCGGGCGGCGGCGGTCGCGCCGGACTGGGCGCCCGGGCCGGGCGACCGGGAGAAGATCCGTACGATCTGCGCCGAACTGGACCGGCTACCGCTGGCCATCGAACTGGCGGCGGCACACTGCCAGGTGCTGTCGGTGGAGCAGATCGCCGGCGGGCTCGACGACCGGTTCGCGCTGCTGGCCGACGGCCCGACCGGCGTACCGGATCGGCATCGCAGCCTGGTGGACGCGGTGGACTGGAGCTACCACCTGCTCGACGCGGCGCAGCAACGGGTCTTCCGCTGGCTGAGCGTCTTCGGCGGCGGGTTCGACCTGGCGGCGGCCGGGGCCGTCGTCGGCGGGCCGGCGCTGGCCCCGGTCGCCGCGCTGGTCCGCAAGTCACTGGTGATGGTGGAGCCGGGCACCGATCCGCGCCGGTTCCGACTGCTGGAGACCCTCCGGCAGTACGGCCGCTCCCGGCTGGACCCGGCGGAGCTGGCCGCCGCGCAGGCCGCCCACCGGGACTGGGTGCTGCGGTACGCGGAGGAAGCCGAGCGGCAGGTCCGGGGCCCGGAATCGGGGGTGGTGCTGGCCGGCCTGGCGCAGCGGCAGGCCGAGATCCGGCTGGCGTTCGCCTCGGCGCTGGCGGCCGGTGACGGCCGGTACGCGCTGCGGCTGGGCGGGGCCCTGGCCATGTACTGGTACCGGACCGGGCAGATCGTCGAGGGGACCGGCTGGTTGCAGGCTGCGTCGGCGGCTGCCCCGGACGCCGAGCCGGGCGTACGGGCCCGCGCGCTGATCGGTCTGGGCGGGCTGGCGTACCTGGCCGGTGACCCGGCGGCTGCCGGCCGGTCTATGCGCGACGCGGTCGACGCCGCCGACGAGGCGGGGGACACCGTGACCGGGGCGCTGGCCCTGGCGTACCGGGCACTCTTCGAGACGGTGGCCGGCGTGACCGCCGTCCCGGACGCCATCGCCGATGCCGGCTCGGCAGTGGCGCTGGCCCGGCAGGTGGGGGAACCGGCGATCGAGGCGGAGGCCCTGTCGGCGTTGGGGATGCTGCGCCGGATCGCCGGCCAGGTCGACCGGGCGCGGGTCGACCTGGCGGAGTCCGTGCAGGTCGCGCGGCGCTGCGGGCACGGTTTCGTCGAGGCCTCGTCGTCCTGGTTGGCGATGAAGGTGGCTCTCGACCTGACCGATCCGGCCGGCGCGCTGGCTGCCGGGGTGTCCGTACTCGACCTGCTGGAACGCGACAGCGACGTCACCTCGTGGCTGGTCATCGTGCACACGGCCGCCGCGGCGCTGGCCGGTCTGGGCCGACCGGAGGACGGTGCCGCCCTGCTCGCGGCGGTGGAGCGGCACGGGTCCCGGTACGGCTTCGTGCCGGACCTGATGGACCCGGTGGACTCGCCCCGGCAGGTGGCGACCGTTCGGGAGGCGCTCACCGGGGAGCAGTGGGCCACCGCCCGGCAGCAGGGCTGGCAGCTCTCCCGGGACGAGGTGAATGCGCTGCTGCGCGTACACGCTCCCTGGCCGGGCGGTCCGGGCGGCCGGACCGTCGACTGA
- a CDS encoding M23 family metallopeptidase, translating to MEDGQSPYRIDRRHLLGVITAALAAGVIPEAWLAEAAYGATPRWNRPFDKHVPVTSPFGPRRDPITGETRQHNGTDYSYAGILGYPARSIAAGTVTGVSYNASGFGHHAIVTHADGWRSIYAHLREAPVVGTGAQVAAGQHVGNVGSTGRSTGPHLHLEVIQPNGARVNPESILAGAPLAGAPGQPPGILTKDGLMYLIWSTGGTGYLVTPNRVIGLRSMAHYNLFKRIINSNQAAAQPEVFNQLEIDQINAYLNGHVPA from the coding sequence GTGGAAGACGGGCAGTCGCCGTACCGGATCGACCGTCGCCACCTGCTCGGGGTGATCACCGCCGCGCTCGCTGCCGGCGTCATCCCGGAGGCGTGGCTCGCGGAGGCGGCGTACGGTGCCACGCCCCGGTGGAACCGGCCCTTCGACAAGCATGTCCCGGTCACGTCGCCGTTCGGGCCCCGCCGGGACCCGATCACTGGCGAGACCCGGCAGCACAACGGCACGGACTACAGCTACGCCGGGATCCTCGGCTACCCGGCCCGGTCGATCGCCGCAGGCACGGTGACGGGTGTCAGCTACAACGCGAGCGGCTTCGGCCACCACGCGATCGTCACCCACGCCGACGGCTGGCGGAGCATCTACGCGCACCTGCGGGAGGCCCCCGTGGTGGGGACGGGCGCCCAGGTCGCCGCCGGGCAGCACGTCGGCAACGTCGGTTCGACCGGGCGCTCGACCGGTCCACACCTGCACCTCGAGGTCATCCAACCGAACGGGGCGAGAGTCAACCCCGAGTCGATCCTCGCGGGCGCTCCGCTGGCCGGGGCGCCCGGACAGCCACCCGGAATTCTCACCAAGGACGGACTGATGTACCTCATCTGGAGCACCGGCGGCACCGGCTACCTGGTCACCCCCAACCGCGTCATCGGGCTGCGGTCGATGGCGCACTACAACCTGTTCAAGCGGATCATCAACTCGAACCAGGCCGCCGCCCAGCCTGAGGTCTTCAACCAGTTGGAGATCGACCAGATCAACGCCTACCTCAACGGGCACGTTCCGGCCTGA
- a CDS encoding class I SAM-dependent methyltransferase: MTLERVRQAYGSVADLYIELFGTSQQVHADDLAFIGRHLSNRSGTVLDLGCGPGHITNYLRSLGVDAQGIDMVPEFIAHARAAYPDGRYQLGSLEKLDVANHSVAGILAWYSLIHLPWQQLGGVLDGFRRVMAPAGTLVVGFFDGDEVGAFDHKVVTAYRWPVEEFSARLARAGFTTVEHRRRPGDGTHRPHAMIAAIAADG, from the coding sequence GTGACCCTGGAGCGCGTGAGGCAGGCATACGGGTCCGTCGCGGATCTCTACATCGAGCTGTTCGGCACGAGCCAGCAGGTGCACGCCGACGACCTCGCCTTCATCGGGCGACACCTGTCGAACCGGTCCGGCACGGTGCTCGACCTGGGCTGTGGACCCGGCCACATCACCAACTACCTGCGTTCCCTGGGCGTCGACGCACAGGGGATCGACATGGTCCCCGAGTTCATCGCCCACGCACGGGCGGCCTACCCGGACGGCAGGTACCAGCTCGGGTCGCTGGAGAAGCTCGACGTGGCGAACCACTCCGTCGCCGGCATCCTGGCCTGGTACTCGTTGATCCACCTACCGTGGCAGCAGCTCGGGGGCGTGCTCGACGGGTTCCGGCGAGTGATGGCCCCGGCGGGGACGTTGGTGGTCGGCTTCTTCGACGGTGACGAGGTCGGCGCCTTCGACCACAAGGTCGTGACCGCCTATCGCTGGCCCGTCGAGGAGTTCTCGGCGCGGCTGGCGCGGGCCGGCTTCACGACGGTCGAGCATCGGCGGCGACCCGGCGACGGCACCCATCGGCCGCACGCCATGATCGCCGCGATCGCGGCCGACGGGTGA